The genomic segment TTTCTGACACTCTCTTGAGGATGTTGTGGATGATCGTAACAGCAGTGCGAGACGCAAGACCCCTCAAGTCCAAACCCTCCAGTCTGCAACCATCCTCACAGGCCTGGGATCAGATCAGAGAGTCATAACCTGGTAACCTAGAACTTAGTCAATATAGAATTGAGGTCATGGAACACATAAGTAAACGCCATGTCTTTTAGCTCACTGTGCTAAAGTCTAAAgtatatgctgtgtgtgtgtgtaaaaaaaaaaaaaaatatatatatatatatatatatatatatatatatatatatatatagacactCATATATATCTTCTGATCTGATTATAGTTGAACctagagtgttttttttctaatgcgCTGCACTATAAATAATTGAAGGCATTATGTACAGTACTATATGCTTTTTCAGTTCCATATTAAGAGCATATCGAGTTTCACTGAGGTTGCTGTTCTTAAGTGAGGCCCCTACGTTCTGTTAAACTCTCTGCTCATAAGGCTTAACCATAGACGCAGAACCACACAAAAACCTAACAGCAATGACTTGTACAGCTGTAATTCCAGTAAGTGGCACTGGACACACTCAGATCATTCATGGATGTCACTGGGGAGACCACGAAACATTCACCGTCCTCAGGCATCCATCGTTTGCTGTCCCTGGGCTCAGTACCTGTATGTAGAGAGGCAGGACTTTGACTAGatgctcctccctctgctctaaACAGCCATGGTCGATTTGGTGGTCAGAGTTCGAGAAAGTATCAACACCCAATTCCTGTAGTTGTTCTCGGAGCAATTGTAGTAGTTGAGGGTTCCTACAAGAGCCCTCCACGTTCCCTGTCTTCAGTTCCACGGAGATGGACAACTCTCCTGAAGCACTCAGCTCTCCTGTTTCCTTATTGATCCTCTGTCCTTTAGCAGACTGGTCCTGGGTGGATGCAAAATAAAAAGGGGAAGTCTTGAAGTTGTttgagtttttatttaaacactgttacagtacatgttatgTAATGCCAAGCATATATTTAAACCCATTTCCCTTTCCCATTTCACTTCCTTCAATGAATGGGTTTCAAACCGAATGCTTCTCCTTCCCCACTAACCCATGAGCACAGTGCCTGTGTTTAGAGCTCAGGCTAAGGAAATGGGAGTCATGTGCCCCGATTAGGTGCTTTTCAACCTCTATGAAAGATCAGTATAGTTAAATAGCTGCCAATTTTCAGTAATTGGAACCAAACTATTAAATTGCTGCCACCGAGCTTTTAAATCTCATGGGTTAAAAAGTGTTTCATGTCTCTAATCCACCACTGAATGGGCTAAATTTGCCCCTCACCACTTTTCTCCAGAGCAGTTTTTAGCCACCAACAGTAAGTATGCAACAGTTTGACAATATCTAATCATCCTGCCACTTACAAGTGAAATAGAAGACTGTTTATAAAACCAACAACAAGTAGTAGTGCCCTTATCATCATAGCTTTTATTAACATAGATGCAGTTTGGTGTCATTCACTGCAGAGGATTCACACTGATATGCTACTGTTTACTGTTGCAGGTTCGGTTTCATTATCGTTTCTTGATTATAATTATATACTTTTGACCATTTTCTAGACACCCACTCAATAACCAGTGAGGGAAATATATAGACAGAAAGTATGCATTGAGAATAATGTATTTCACATATACATGTATGAGCCAATTGaatcacatttaaagaaatgtATTATTGTTAGTGTCAGGTTTCAAAGTAACATTCCTTCATTGTGTCAGTACATAATCACAGGTTCTGTAGCACCTACACTGGCTGCAGCATGTGTTTCAAATGCAAAACTGTCACTAGCACAAAGCTAAGTCTTCAGACTCttacctgtgtctgtgttagagCCATCTGGGACTTTCCTGCCTCTAAGACGAGGcggtctgtgttgttctggtATTTGAGCCGAGCGAAGGATCTGTCTCTGTTCCCATGTCAGGACGGAAGGACACGCAGGAGCCTGCTAAGGCATGACTTAGCTACTGTGCAGACCCCCTCTGTGAAACCACCCGCCCCCGTTCTAATCTGCAGCCAGCTGACTGAACTTTGAACAAGCACAGCGGAGCCACTCGCATCAGCTGGGACGGGTCATGTGCCTTCATACTTCCTTAGAAAAGCAGAAGTGAAATCGGTCGTTAAGCTGGTTGGATGGGGCCCTCCTACAAACGACTCACCGCTTTTAGGCTTGTCCCGCAGATCCGGGCATGATAGGAATCAGAGCTAACGTCCCATGATTCACTAGCTCTTAGCAAACAGCTAAAAAGGTAGCTGGAAATTCAGTGGGGAAATTAATCATTTGCAATCACAAACATTTGAATTAAACGGCTTACTGTGCTGAAGTGGGCTTAGAAGAGTTAACGAAGACATGCCAGCAAAAGGTGACAAAGCATCCCAAGAGATTTGGTGACTCATTTCACTAATGAATGTGGGATTTTGGTTGGAATGCTTGTAAATGAATTGAGGACACGTACAAAGGTAACATGGTTTAACAGCGCCATCTTGTGGGAATTCGTCGTATAGCTCCAAAAATATATTGCCAGCCAGGTGCTTGACCtcatgaaggaaaaaaaatcttctCAAATATATAGAGAATGGTTGTTTAATTCACTGGTGCGTCTGGCTGTTTGCGAATAAAAAGATCTCTAAGTTGCGAAAAATAACGCATGACCAGAACAACCGCTAGCACTTCGAGACGTTGGTATTTTTAGAGACAGCGTTCTTTGTTGACGTTTATGACGCAGTGAGTCACGTGACAGGCCCGGACCTCTGAGGTGTCCGGGGCGTGGTTTGTCCCAGCCAGTTTCGCACAATGGAGGGTTCCGGTTACTTTGCAGCGAAAGCCCGTCTGTCTGCTTAGTTTACATAACGTGGCTTTGGCTCTGCGGCTCAACGtgctgcatttgtttgtttagcagttttttttttttgcgtgtgTGGGAATAAAAGCGGGCAGGCGTATGCGCAGCCTTCATAATGCACCCGATGCCTGTGTGCTCCGTTACCGGCGGGGACATATTTGACTGTATACAGAGAGGAAATGTTGAACAGTGTGAACAATTCCTGCAAAATGATCGATCAGTCCTCAAGCATAAAGGTAAGAAAGTAAATACTATCTTGTTTATTAAAGTATACTTGTGTATTTCCCGTATAGTTGTGAAATATTAGGCCTCTACTTCCTGCTGTTTTGTCAGGATGCAGttgacatatttatttatttgaaatctTTTGatcttacagtatgttgaacTTTTTTTAACCTGAAACCCAGAGTCcaaccaggctgctgcagccacattcAGACATGAGCATGTTTCTGAGTGTCTTGTTGTAAAACATTTGTGGTACATTTCTTCAGGCTCAGatgtaatgtaaatgtgtttgtgtaaatgtgtttgtcttcatcCAGGCTGGGGTGGTTTCACGCCCCTCCACTACGCCGCCCTCCATGGCAACCGCATCCTGGTCGAGCTTTTCCTTAGTAACGGTGCTGATCCTAACCTGACGTGTGGTTCAGGACAGACTGCCTTTCATTTTGCCTGCAGGTGAGTTCTAGTTGCATTTAAGTAACTGTGAATTTAAATAAACCAGCCGCACTTTTAAGCCAATAGTGTTTAATTTGAgcactgtacagtagttgttgtgACAGTTTGATCTTTTGACTTCCATTAGGCAAGGGAACATCTATGTCATCCATCAAATGATGCAGTATGGAGCTGATCTGCGCCTCATAGACCTTCAAGGAAAAACGTCATTGCATCATGCAGTCACCGGTGGCAACATGTGAGTGAAGGAAACAGCGCATCCCCCAGATTTATGCGATTTGCCTTGTGTAATTACATAGTCACAGCCAAATACATAATGTAACTGTTAGTCATCTTTTCTAGTGTGGCCGTGCACTATTTGTGGGAGACGGGAATGTTCCGGTTCTCAGACTCAGACATGTACCAGGTGACACCACTTCACTTGGCTGCATCCACAGGCAACACAGAGATGGTTCGTTATCTGCTCAGAGGCCAGGTGTGATAAAGACATCACTCTCTCATTCACCCACATGCTCCAATTTTTGTTGTATTAAAGTATGTGTGACAGTTTGAAATTGGGTCTGACTAAGGTCAGATAAAACCAGCCATGATGCGGCTATTAACAGCCTCGCACCCTCAACTCTGTCCTTTTGTATGTCAGAGATGCACCGTGCATGCAgttgaccagcagggggcgacagCGCTTCACGTCGCAGCAGAGAGGGGCGGAGTGGAGGTGTGCTGGACGCTGCTGCAGAAAACAGGGTGCAGGATGCTTCATCTAAAGAACCACAGCGGCCTCACGCCACTGGATCTCAGCAAACAGGGGAAAACATTCAGGTGAATCTGCTGTCTCTAGAAAACCCCGGAAGAGCACTCACAAGCAGCGCAGGATAAAAACAAACTTAAATATCCAGTGTGTCTGCATTTCCAGGTTACCTTTGTCTCTTGGGATCCTGGTGCTGATTAATATTTTGCtacactgtgtgtttttctctagACATCAGCAACTCACCAAACTACTGAGTCGGTACATCAATGAGCCGATACACCACATGCCCAGAGAGTCTCACGGTAAATATTATTGTGTTGTATTCATCATGCCATCATTTAATGTGTAACTGATTATGATGACAACTGTGGTGATGATAACTGGACCTAGTACTGGTGCTGTGTTGTTCTAATATGTGCTAAttcctctgtttctcatcagtTTTATACCACTGGTCGCTGTTCTTTCCGACTCTGAGTGGAGCTGCCATCCTGCTCATAGCAGCCATGTTGGAAGGTTATGGTGGACtaatctgtctcctcctcttcccctggCTGGCCAGAAGCATCTTCACACAATACCACCGCATGGTCACGTACCAAAGGTTTGACCAAAAAAAGGTTATCTGTAACAACCAGATGTCACAGTTTGTGACATGTGAGGGCCCTTTTTTCAGACTTGATTTCTTTTTACCCCAGGTCACCCAACCCAATCTACTTGGGAACCCTCATGGCTGGCTTGTTTCACTCCTTGTTGTGCTTCTATGGAAAAATAATGCTTAATATCCTT from the Betta splendens chromosome 15, fBetSpl5.4, whole genome shotgun sequence genome contains:
- the si:ch211-223a10.1 gene encoding putative ZDHHC-type palmitoyltransferase 6, coding for MHPMPVCSVTGGDIFDCIQRGNVEQCEQFLQNDRSVLKHKGWGGFTPLHYAALHGNRILVELFLSNGADPNLTCGSGQTAFHFACRQGNIYVIHQMMQYGADLRLIDLQGKTSLHHAVTGGNIVAVHYLWETGMFRFSDSDMYQVTPLHLAASTGNTEMVRYLLRGQRCTVHAVDQQGATALHVAAERGGVEVCWTLLQKTGCRMLHLKNHSGLTPLDLSKQGKTFRHQQLTKLLSRYINEPIHHMPRESHVLYHWSLFFPTLSGAAILLIAAMLEGYGGLICLLLFPWLARSIFTQYHRMVTYQRSPNPIYLGTLMAGLFHSLLCFYGKIMLSVWPAGALVQVSMFHFSLVLGLFCKVLTQDPGTLDRADADPRFSCIADLVENNQSSHKFCPYCELFQPDYAKHCKLCDMCIREYDHHCLFLNRCVGRGNHRLFLIFILSMAVAHLLFVASAAGYLYDKKSAGGHSLSQWLTLLGEEYWVAVMVVMNALTFLWELWLLIEQFDAITTGTTTYFRQCERSPHRRSLVQRWVIVLSFLLEGQRRVGCGPTRVDKAAIEI